In one window of Candidatus Hydrogenedentota bacterium DNA:
- a CDS encoding proline--tRNA ligase, with the protein MAKGITKRSADYAQWYIDVVLKADLADYSPVKGCMVIKPNGYGIWEGIQRGLDRMFKETGHVNAYFPMLIPESFLKKEAEHVKGFAPECATVTHGGGKKLEEPLVIRPTSETIIWSTYKNWISSYRDLPILINQWANVCRWEMRTRLFLRTTEFLWQEGHTAHATHEEAEDETVRMVNVYRKFAEEFMAMPVVVGRKTEQEKFAGAEHTYCIEALMQDGKALQAGTSHHLGQNFAKAFDVKFQDRDAELKYVYATSWGVSTRLIGGIIMTHSDDTGLVIPPRLAPLPVVFVPIWKSDAERGVVCGKARAITQDWDPLFYRIDDRDQYKPGFKFNDWELKGVPIRVEIGPRDVENNSVVVVRRDTGEKAPVSTDGLRAHLERLLADIQANLFARAKQRMQDNTYTVDNYDEYRERIDRGGFFRVFLDHANPEVEARLQEDTRSTVRCIPFDAPDEEGPCMVTGKPCKGRVIAAQAY; encoded by the coding sequence ATGGCGAAGGGCATTACGAAACGGTCGGCCGATTACGCGCAGTGGTACATCGATGTCGTGCTGAAAGCGGACCTGGCGGATTATTCGCCCGTGAAGGGCTGCATGGTCATCAAGCCGAACGGCTACGGCATCTGGGAGGGCATCCAGCGCGGGCTGGACCGCATGTTCAAGGAGACGGGCCACGTCAACGCCTATTTTCCGATGCTGATCCCGGAGAGTTTCCTGAAGAAGGAAGCCGAGCACGTCAAGGGTTTCGCGCCGGAATGCGCGACGGTCACGCACGGCGGCGGCAAAAAACTCGAGGAGCCGCTGGTCATCCGCCCCACGTCGGAAACGATCATCTGGTCCACGTACAAGAACTGGATCAGCTCGTACCGCGATCTGCCCATCCTGATCAATCAGTGGGCCAATGTCTGCCGGTGGGAAATGCGAACGCGGCTCTTCCTGCGCACGACGGAGTTTCTCTGGCAGGAGGGCCACACGGCGCACGCAACGCACGAGGAGGCGGAGGATGAGACGGTGCGCATGGTCAACGTTTACCGCAAGTTCGCGGAGGAATTCATGGCCATGCCGGTCGTGGTCGGGCGCAAGACGGAGCAGGAGAAGTTCGCGGGCGCGGAGCACACGTACTGCATTGAGGCGCTGATGCAGGACGGCAAGGCGCTGCAGGCGGGCACTTCGCATCATCTCGGGCAGAATTTCGCGAAGGCGTTCGACGTGAAATTCCAGGACCGCGACGCGGAACTGAAATACGTGTACGCGACCAGTTGGGGCGTGTCGACGCGGCTCATCGGCGGGATCATCATGACGCACAGCGACGACACGGGCCTGGTCATCCCGCCCCGGCTTGCGCCGCTGCCGGTCGTGTTCGTGCCCATCTGGAAGAGCGACGCGGAACGCGGCGTTGTCTGCGGCAAGGCGCGCGCGATCACACAGGACTGGGATCCGCTTTTCTACCGCATCGACGACCGGGACCAGTACAAGCCGGGATTCAAGTTCAACGATTGGGAGCTGAAGGGCGTGCCCATACGCGTGGAGATCGGCCCGCGCGACGTCGAAAACAATTCCGTTGTCGTCGTGCGGAGGGATACGGGCGAGAAGGCGCCCGTGTCGACGGACGGGCTGCGCGCGCATCTGGAAAGGCTCCTGGCGGACATCCAGGCGAACCTGTTCGCCCGCGCGAAGCAGCGCATGCAGGACAACACCTATACCGTGGACAATTATGACGAATACAGGGAACGAATCGACCGGGGCGGCTTCTTCCGCGTGTTTCTGGACCACGCGAACCCGGAAGTGGAGGCCAGGCTCCAGGAAGACACGCGTTCCACCGTGCGTTGCATCCCCTTTGACGCCCCGGACGAGGAAGGCCCCTGCATGGTCACCGGCAAGCCGTGCAAGGGGCGGGTCATCGCCGCGCAGGCGTACTGA